One region of Eupeodes corollae chromosome 1, idEupCoro1.1, whole genome shotgun sequence genomic DNA includes:
- the LOC129940389 gene encoding uncharacterized protein LOC129940389: MKVFIVSVMLLAAVSAAPSVIDNKIESEGTLSRAAKYLGACFESDDITTCLAVKGITAMNRAARSNNIVVTNGITFKRDAAVPVARSAKALSENDIMSELPTEAEERNGRLMDMAMQSVTDFFGTHNLEVKVPTETTQEVARAIEEGRGKMKKLMGPLILAVGAKLFALVPLMLGGLALLATKAIVVAKIAFLLALAVSASKLFGGAGKLGGLGGIGGAAGLANSAGWQQPAQQGWSSGGSSYPYARNLGDLEDSEEDAQELAFKAQIPTQ, from the exons atgaaagtgtTTATTGTGTCTGTTATGCTGCTGGCTGCAGTCTCAGCTGCCCCAAGTGTTATCGATAACAAAATCGAAAGTGAAGGCACCCTATCGAGGGcagccaaatatcttggagcCTGTTTTGAAAGTGATGATATAACAACTTGTCTAGCTGTCAAAGGAATAACCGCAATGAATCGTGCTGCAAGGAGTAATAATATTGTTGTTACTAATGgaataacatttaaaag AGATGCAGCAGTTCCAGTTGCACGCAGCGCCAAGGCATTGTCCGAAAATGACATCATGTCTGAACTACCCACCGAAGCTGAAGAAAGAAATGGACGTCTTATGGATATGGCTATGCAATCGGTTACAGATTTCTTCGGAACACACAACTTGGAAGTCAAGGTACCCACTGAGACTACTCAAGAGGTTGCCCGTGCCATTGAAGAAG GTCGTGGTAAGATGAAGAAACTCATGGGACCATTGATCTTGGCTGTTGGTGCTAAGTTGTTTGCCCTGGTGCCACTTATGTTGGGCGGTTTGGCTCTGCTCGCCACCAAGGCCATTGTTGTCGCTAAGATCGCTTTCCTTTTGGCCTTGGCTGTGAGTGCGTCGAAATTGTTCGGTGGAGCTGGAAAATTGGGCGGACTTGGTGGTATTGGAGGTGCTGCTGGCTTAGCTAACTCTGCCGGATGGCAACAACCTGCCCAGCAAGGCTGGTCATCGGGTGGTTCTTCATATCCATATGCCCGTAACTTAGGCGATTTGGAGGACAGTGAAGAAGATGCGCAAGAATTGGCCTTCAAAGCACAAATCCCAACCCAATAG